A genomic stretch from Deltaproteobacteria bacterium includes:
- a CDS encoding 4Fe-4S binding protein: MPFGCYVLEPGSTMDYKTGDWRSQRPVLDREKCTYCGLCYIYCPEGAYHDMGAEEKYYQVDLDYCKGCGICAHECPTDAIAIIPEEV; encoded by the coding sequence ATGCCTTTCGGCTGCTACGTGCTTGAGCCGGGCAGCACCATGGATTACAAAACCGGTGACTGGCGATCCCAGCGGCCGGTCTTGGATCGGGAGAAATGCACTTACTGCGGGCTGTGCTATATCTACTGCCCGGAAGGGGCATATCACGATATGGGAGCGGAAGAGAAATATTACCAGGTTGATCTGGATTACTGCAAGGGCTGCGGCATCTGCGCCCATGAATGCCCGACCGATGCCATCGCAATAATCCCGGAGGAGGTCTAA